In Quercus robur chromosome 10, dhQueRobu3.1, whole genome shotgun sequence, a genomic segment contains:
- the LOC126703080 gene encoding ribonuclease TUDOR 1-like: protein MASSTAGGSGWYKGKVKAVLSGDCLVIMAVAANRVGPPPEKTLTLSSLIAPRLARRGGVDEPFAWDSREYLRKLCIGKEVAFKVDYTVPSIGREFGSVFIGDKNVALLVVSEGWAKVREQGQQKGEVSPFLPELLRLEEQAKQQGLGRWSKVAGAAEAAIRNLPPSAIGDPSNFNAMGLLASNKGSPMQGIVEQVRDGSTIRVYLLPEFQFVQVFVAGIQAPSMGRRTITESAAETEATTEEPNGDVSAESRAPLTSAQRLAVSAASSSEVSPDPFGAEAKFFTELRVLNRDVRIVLEGVDKFSNLIGSVYYPDGDSAKDLALELVENGLAKYVEWSANMMEEDAKRRLKAAELQAKKTRLRIWTNYVPPATNSKAIHDQNFTGKVVEVVSGDCIIVADDSVPYGSPSAERRVNLSSIRCPKIGNPRREEKPAPYAREAREFLRTRLIGRQVNVQMEYSRKVSMADGPAAATASADSRVMDFGSVFLLSPIKVEGDDTPSPAPPASSSQPGVNVAELLVARGFGTVIRHRDFEERSNHYDALLAAESRAISGKKGTHSAKDPPVMHITDLLTASAKKAKDFLPFLHRSRRIPAVVEYVLSGHRFKLLIPKETCSIAFAFSGVRCPGRDEPYSDEAIALMRRKIMQRDVEIEVETVDRNGTFLGSMWESKTNLAVSLLEAGLAKLQTSFGSDRIPDIHLLEQAEKSAKRQKLKIWENYVEGEEVPNGAVVESKQKEVLKVMVTEVLGGGKFYVQTVGDQKVASIQQQLASLSLQEAPVIGAFNPKKGDIVLAQFSADNSWNRAMIVNAPRGPVESPKDKFEVFYIDYGNQEVVPYSQLRPIDSSVSSAPGLAQLCSLAYMKVPALEEDFGQEAAEFLSEHTLNGSKEFRAKVEERDTSGGKVKGQGTGPTLVVTLVAVDAEISINAAMLQEGLARTEKRKKWDHKDRQLALDNLEKFQDEARTARRGMWQYGDIQSDDEDTAPPVRKAGGRR, encoded by the exons ATGGCATCATCAACAGCTGGGGGCTCAGGATGGTACAAAGGAAAAGTGAAAGCGGTTCTCTCAGGGGACTGCTTGGTTATAATGGCGGTGGCTGCTAATAGGGTTGGACCCCCACCTGAGAAGACCCTTACTTTGTCATCTCTTATTGCTCCAAGACTG GCCCGAAGAGGTGGTGTTGATGAGCCATTTGCCTGGGACAGCAGAGAGTACTTGAGGAAACTCTGCATAGGAAAG GAGGTTGCCTTCAAAGTGGATTACACTGTACCATCCATAGGCCGTGAATTTGGCTCTGTTTTTATTGGTGACAAAAATGTTGCCTTGCTGGTGGTTTCTGAAGGCTGGGCAAAG GTCAGAGAGCAGGGTCAACAGAAAGGAGAAGTGAGTCCTTTCCTTCCAGAACTGCTACGTCTGGAAGAGCAAGCCAAGCAACAAGGTCTTGGTCGCTGGAGCAAG GTTGCAGGTGCTGCTGAAGCTGCAATCAGGAATCTACCGCCTTCTGCCATTGGTGATCCTAGCAACTTCAATGCCATGGGTCTGTTAGCTTCAAACAAGGGCAGTCCCATGCAAGGTATTGTCGAGCAGGTTCGTGATGGCAGTACCATTCGGGTATATCTGCTTCCAGAGTTTCAGTTTGTCCAAGTGTTTGTTGCAGGAATTCAG GCCCCATCCATGGGAAGAAGGACCATAACTGAAAGTGCTGCTGAAACAGAAGCGACCACTGAAGAACCAAATGGAGATGTTTCTGCTGAATCTCGAGCACCTCTAACATCTGCGCAGAGGCTTGCAGTCTCAGCAGCATCATCTTCTGAAGTTTCTCCTGATCCATTTGGTGCTGAAGCCAAATTTTTCACAGAGCTTCGTGTTTTAAATAGAGAT GTTCGTATTGTCCTGGAAGGTGTTGACAAGTTCAGCAATTTGATTGGGTCGGTATATTATCCTGATGGGGACTCAGCAAAAGACCTCGCACTGGAGCTTGTTGAAAAT GGTTTAGCTAAGTATGTTGAATGGAGTGCAAATATGATGGAAGAAGATGCCAAGCGGCGGCTGAAGGCTGCAGAGCTTCAAGCCAAGAAAACTAGGTTGAGGATTTGGACGAACTATGTTCCTCCGGCTACAAATTCAAAGGCAATCCATGACCAGAATTTCACAGGAAAG GTGGTGGAGGTTGTAAGTGGGGACTGCATTATTGTAGCTGATGACTCTGTCCCATATGGAAGTCCATCAGCAGAGCGTCGGGTCAATCTGTCAAGTATTAGGTGTCCAAAAATCGGCAATCCTCGGAGGGAGGAAAAGCCGGCTCCCTATGCCCGTGAAGCCAGGGAGTTCTTAAGAACACGACTTATTGGCCGACAA GTGAATGTTCAAATGGAGTATTCTAGGAAGGTCAGCATGGCAGATGGACCTGCAGCTGCTACTGCGTCTGCAGATTCCAGAGTAATGGATTTTGGATCAGTTTTCCTATTGTCTCCTATTAAGGTTGAGGGTGATGATACCCCCTCACCTGCTCCACCCGCTTCTAGCAGCCAGCCTGGGGTGAATGTAGCTGAGCTTTTGGTTGCCCGTGGATTTGGCACTGTTATTAGGCATCGAGATTTTGAGGAGAGATCAAACCATTATGATGCCCTTCTTGCTGCTGAATCCCGTGCCATTTCTGGTAAGAAAGGTACCCATTCAGCTAAGGATCCTCCGGTAATGCACATAACAGACCTGCTTACG GCTTCGGCCAAGAAAGCTAAGGATTTTTTGCCATTCCTGCATCGGAGTAGGAGAATACCTGCCGTTGTTGAATATGTCCTCAGTGGTCATCGTTTTAAGTTGTTGATTCCCAAAGAAACGTGTAGTATTGCCTTCGCATTCTCTGGGGTCAGATGTCCTGGTCGTGATGAGCCCTATTCAGATGAAGCTATTGCACTAATGAGAAGAAAGATAATGCAGAGAGATGTTGAG ATTGAAGTTGAAACTGTTGATAGAAATGGAACTTTCTTGGGATCCATGTGGGAATCAAAGACAAATCTGGCAGTTTCTCTCCTTGAAGCTGGCCTAGCAAAACTTCAAACTTCCTTTGGTAGTGACAGGATCCCTGACATCCACCTTCTTGAACAAGCTGAGAAATCAGCCAAGAGGCAAAAACTGAAA ATTTGGGAGAATTACGTTGAAGGGGAGGAAGTGCCCAATGGTGCGGTTGTGGAAAGCAAACAGAAAGAAGTGCTAAAG GTAATGGTTACAGAAGTCTTGGGCGGTGGTAAATTTTACGTCCAGACAGTTGGGGATCAGAAAGTGGCCTCAATTCAGCAGCAGCTTGCTTCATTAAGTCTTCAAGAAGCTCCTGTAATTGGTGCTTTTAATCCTAAAAAGGGTGATATAGTCCTTGCCCAGTTTAGTGCTGACAATTCCTGGAATCGAGCTATG ATTGTCAATGCACCCCGAGGACCTGTGGAGTCCCCAAAAGACAAGTTCGAAGTGTTCTACATTGATTATGGGAATCAAGAGGTCGTTCCTTACAGTCAGTTACGTCCTATTGATTCCTCAGTATCTTCTGCACCTGGTCTTGCTCAACTATGCAGCCTTGCATATATGAAGGTTCCAGCCTTGGAGGAAGATTTTGGCCAAGAAGCAGCTGAATTTCTGAGTGAGCACACATTGAATGGTTCAAAAGAGTTCAGGGCCAAGGTTGAGGAAAGGGACACTTCTGGAGGAAAAGTGAAAGGGCAGGGAACTGGGCCAACTCTTGTTGTAACTCTTGTTGCTGTGGATGCTGAGATTAGTATAAATGCTGCCATGCTTCAG GAAGGACTTGCTAGAacagaaaagaggaagaagtGGGACCACAAGGATAGACAGTTGGCCCTTGATAATTTGGAGAAGTTCCAGGATGAAGCACGGACTGCTAGGCGAGGGATGTGGCAGTATGGTGATATCCAGTCAGATGATGAGGATACAGCTCCTCCTGTTAGAAAGGCTGGTGGCCGGCGATAG